From a single Sorghum bicolor cultivar BTx623 chromosome 5, Sorghum_bicolor_NCBIv3, whole genome shotgun sequence genomic region:
- the LOC8062663 gene encoding probable E3 ubiquitin-protein ligase RHY1A isoform X1, whose product MLPGVELARRRRVHYHRDVAPSSSSSAAAVGAGEHHYYAHAHHAATTTGVVPGPALAARIRLEEKLRGAALPPSTSTSTSPSRWSRLMRDGRSTPRQPQSQSQSTRRRDDQLDAVPATSAEPEPRRAVARPGPAAVLQAAADTAASTTTRQRRRRAELTRTLSKVDVCAVCLDEVRDREDRRVTRLPCSHKYHSECVLPWLAIHPDCPCCRALVPSADTLVHQL is encoded by the exons ATGCTTCCGGGCGTGGAgctcgcgcggcggcggcgcgtgcaCTACCACCGCGACGtggcgccgtcgtcgtcgtcgtcggcggcggcggtgggcgCTGGGGAGCACCACTACTACGCGCACGCCCACCACGCGGCGACCACCACGGGCGTCGTGCCGGGGCCCGCGCTCGCGGCGCGCATCCGGCTCGAGGAGAAGCTGCGTGGCGCCGCGCTGCCGCCGTCGACCTCGACCTCGACCTCGCCGTCCAG GTGGAGCAGGCTGATGCGCGACGGCAGATCGACCCCGAGGCAGCCTCAGAGTCAGAGTCAGAGCACCAGGCGGCGAGACGACCAGCTGGACGCCGTCCCGGCGACCAGCGCCGAGCCGGAGCCCAGGCGGGCGGTGGCGCGTCCCGGCCCAGCGGCCGTGCTGCAGGCAGCGGCGGATACGGCGGCGTCGACGACgacgcggcagcggcggcggcgggcggagcTGACGCGGACGCTGTCCAAGGTGGACGTGTGCGCGGTGTGCCTGGACGAGGTCCGGGACCGGGAGGACCGGCGGGTGACGCGGCTGCCGTGCTCCCACAAGTACCACTCCGAGTGCGTCCTCCCGTGGCTCGCCATCCACCCGGACTGCCCCTGCTGCCGCGCGCTCGTGCCGTCCGCCGACACGCTCGTCCACCAACTCTAA
- the LOC8062663 gene encoding probable E3 ubiquitin-protein ligase RHY1A isoform X2 produces the protein MLPGVGLTRLSRRRRVHYHGGDVASSAGAGEHHAHHHHHHYDAHAHHAAPPTGVAGPALAARIRLEEKLRGAALPSTSPGSRWSRLMRDGRSTPRQPQSQSQSTRRRDDQLDAVPATSAEPEPRRAVARPGPAAVLQAAADTAASTTTRQRRRRAELTRTLSKVDVCAVCLDEVRDREDRRVTRLPCSHKYHSECVLPWLAIHPDCPCCRALVPSADTLVHQL, from the exons ATGCTTCCGGGCGTGGGGCTCACGCGGctctcgcggcggcggcgcgtgcaCTACCACGGCGGCGACGTGGCGTCGTCGGCGGGCGCGGGGGAGCACCacgcccaccaccaccaccaccactacgACGCGCACGCCCACCACGCGGCGCCGCCCACGGGCGTGGCGGGGCCCGCGCTCGCGGCGCGCATCCGGCTCGAGGAGAAGCTGCGCGGCGCCGCGCTGCCGTCCACGTCGCCGGGGTCCAG GTGGAGCAGGCTGATGCGCGACGGCAGATCGACCCCGAGGCAGCCTCAGAGTCAGAGTCAGAGCACCAGGCGGCGAGACGACCAGCTGGACGCCGTCCCGGCGACCAGCGCCGAGCCGGAGCCCAGGCGGGCGGTGGCGCGTCCCGGCCCAGCGGCCGTGCTGCAGGCAGCGGCGGATACGGCGGCGTCGACGACgacgcggcagcggcggcggcgggcggagcTGACGCGGACGCTGTCCAAGGTGGACGTGTGCGCGGTGTGCCTGGACGAGGTCCGGGACCGGGAGGACCGGCGGGTGACGCGGCTGCCGTGCTCCCACAAGTACCACTCCGAGTGCGTCCTCCCGTGGCTCGCCATCCACCCGGACTGCCCCTGCTGCCGCGCGCTCGTGCCGTCCGCCGACACGCTCGTCCACCAACTCTAA